One segment of Pyrococcus sp. ST04 DNA contains the following:
- a CDS encoding pyroglutamyl-peptidase I has translation MRVLITGFEPFGGDDKNPTQRIAQELDGNVIDGAEIVGRVLPVSVKRARPILEELLREIKPDIVINLGLAPTYSNIAVERIAVNILDARIPDNDGYQPIDEPIVEGAPLAYMATLPVRAIVKELRQNGIPARLSYSAGTYLCNYVMFLTLHFSKINGFPKKAGFIHVPYTPDQVVNKTFLAGRSTPSMCYELEVKAVKIAIKTTLEFLRKNKSDIKEHV, from the coding sequence ATGAGGGTTTTGATAACTGGCTTCGAACCCTTTGGAGGGGATGATAAAAATCCAACCCAAAGAATTGCCCAGGAGCTCGATGGAAATGTTATTGACGGAGCTGAAATAGTTGGAAGAGTTCTTCCAGTTTCCGTGAAGAGAGCTAGACCAATTCTTGAAGAACTTTTGAGGGAGATAAAGCCAGATATCGTGATAAACCTCGGATTAGCCCCGACTTATAGCAATATAGCCGTGGAAAGAATAGCTGTGAACATCCTCGATGCAAGAATTCCAGACAACGATGGCTATCAGCCTATAGATGAACCCATCGTAGAAGGTGCTCCCCTAGCATATATGGCAACCTTACCAGTTAGAGCTATAGTCAAGGAACTTAGGCAAAATGGTATTCCAGCAAGACTTTCTTACAGTGCTGGAACATACCTCTGCAATTATGTAATGTTTCTAACGTTACATTTTTCAAAAATCAATGGATTTCCTAAGAAAGCGGGCTTTATCCATGTCCCCTACACTCCAGATCAAGTTGTCAACAAAACGTTTTTGGCTGGAAGGAGCACTCCAAGCATGTGTTATGAGCTCGAGGTCAAAGCCGTTAAGATAGCAATAAAAACAACACTTGAGTTCTTGAGAAAGAATAAGAGCGATATAAAGGAGCATGTCTAG
- a CDS encoding Mrp/NBP35 family ATP-binding protein: MTIKAPTLNLPGLGVDPLTQRIKEKEKKWKYKIAVLSGKGGVGKSTVAVNLTAALAKMGYFVGILDADIHGPNVAKMLGVDKAEVLAEKFEDGHFEMIPPIADFMGQVTPIKVMSMGMMVPEDQPIIWRGALVTKAIKQLLGDVKWGELDFMIIDFPPGTGDEILTVVQSIKLDAAIVVTTPQEVALLDTGKAVNMMKKMEVPYIAVIENMSYLICPHCGNKIDIFGEGGGEKLAEKEGVDFLGKVPIDLKAREASDLGIPIVLYGDTPAAKAFMEIAEKLVNKLKEMKKDAEEE, encoded by the coding sequence ATGACAATAAAGGCTCCAACCTTAAATCTCCCAGGACTTGGCGTTGATCCCTTAACACAAAGAATTAAAGAGAAAGAAAAGAAATGGAAGTACAAAATAGCAGTTTTGAGCGGTAAAGGAGGTGTTGGCAAAAGTACAGTGGCAGTAAACCTAACAGCTGCCCTTGCAAAAATGGGATACTTCGTGGGAATATTAGATGCAGACATTCACGGGCCCAACGTAGCTAAAATGCTTGGGGTAGACAAAGCAGAAGTTTTAGCAGAAAAGTTTGAAGATGGCCACTTTGAGATGATACCGCCAATCGCTGATTTCATGGGTCAGGTAACCCCGATAAAAGTTATGAGCATGGGAATGATGGTTCCTGAGGATCAGCCAATAATATGGAGAGGAGCCTTAGTTACAAAGGCAATAAAACAACTCCTAGGAGATGTGAAGTGGGGAGAGCTGGATTTTATGATTATAGACTTTCCACCTGGCACCGGAGATGAAATACTTACAGTAGTTCAAAGCATAAAGCTTGATGCTGCAATAGTAGTAACTACCCCACAAGAAGTGGCTCTTTTGGATACTGGAAAGGCAGTTAACATGATGAAGAAGATGGAAGTTCCCTACATAGCAGTTATTGAGAACATGAGCTATCTAATCTGTCCACATTGTGGAAACAAGATCGACATCTTTGGTGAGGGTGGGGGGGAAAAGCTTGCTGAGAAGGAGGGAGTCGACTTCCTAGGCAAGGTTCCAATAGACCTCAAGGCAAGGGAGGCAAGTGATCTTGGAATTCCAATAGTCCTTTATGGCGACACCCCAGCGGCAAAAGCCTTTATGGAGATAGCAGAAAAGCTTGTAAATAAGTTGAAGGAAATGAAGAAGGATGCAGAAGAGGAGTGA
- the panB gene encoding 3-methyl-2-oxobutanoate hydroxymethyltransferase encodes MREVTPRKIMEMKGKEKISMITAYDYPSALLADKAGFDIIFVGDSLGMVVYGDENTLNVTMEQMVFHTKAVAKAVKRALVLADMPFGSYEVSVEEGIKNAMRLIRAGADAVKIEGGYDHRKLVKKLVRMGIPVMGHTGLTPQRYLRLGGYRIMGGSDEEVEEIIRDAKALEKSGAFAVVLEFVYADVAKIVTEEVSIPTIGIGSGPYVDGQVLVWHDVLGLIDFSPPFAKRYANLKEEILRAISEFNREVKEGKFPEKEHYWTRST; translated from the coding sequence ATGAGAGAAGTAACCCCAAGGAAAATCATGGAGATGAAAGGGAAGGAAAAAATCTCAATGATAACTGCTTATGATTATCCATCAGCACTCTTAGCAGATAAGGCTGGGTTTGATATAATTTTTGTGGGAGACTCCCTTGGTATGGTTGTTTATGGGGATGAAAACACTCTTAACGTAACTATGGAACAAATGGTGTTCCATACTAAGGCAGTTGCAAAGGCCGTGAAAAGAGCTCTTGTCCTTGCAGATATGCCGTTCGGAAGCTATGAAGTTAGCGTGGAAGAGGGCATTAAAAACGCTATGAGACTAATTCGGGCAGGAGCAGATGCAGTTAAGATAGAAGGAGGGTATGATCACAGGAAGCTTGTTAAAAAGCTTGTAAGAATGGGAATCCCAGTAATGGGACACACAGGCTTAACGCCCCAAAGGTATCTGAGGCTCGGAGGATACCGCATTATGGGAGGAAGTGATGAGGAAGTAGAGGAGATAATTAGGGATGCCAAAGCACTTGAAAAATCTGGAGCATTTGCTGTTGTTCTGGAGTTTGTGTATGCAGATGTTGCCAAAATCGTAACAGAGGAAGTCTCAATACCAACAATCGGAATAGGTTCTGGACCCTACGTTGATGGCCAGGTGCTCGTATGGCACGATGTTTTGGGGTTAATAGATTTCTCACCCCCATTTGCCAAGAGATACGCAAATCTAAAGGAGGAGATACTTAGGGCAATAAGCGAATTCAATAGGGAAGTCAAGGAAGGAAAATTCCCTGAAAAAGAGCATTATTGGACCAGAAGTACTTAA
- the pbp11 gene encoding tRNA-binding protein Pbp11, which yields MGIFEFFKRKKEGKNEKITIVSKKPVAVVKFQKKMKILGREVIIGTVESGIIKVGYKIKGKGTGIIMEIEKNREKVEFAIPGDEVALMLEGSLGSVKEGELLEVYVA from the coding sequence ATGGGGATATTTGAGTTCTTTAAAAGAAAGAAGGAGGGCAAAAATGAAAAAATTACGATAGTCTCTAAAAAACCAGTTGCTGTAGTTAAGTTCCAGAAGAAGATGAAAATCTTAGGAAGGGAAGTCATTATAGGAACTGTGGAGAGTGGGATAATAAAAGTAGGCTACAAAATTAAGGGCAAAGGAACGGGCATCATAATGGAAATAGAGAAAAATAGGGAAAAAGTAGAGTTTGCAATACCTGGAGATGAAGTTGCCCTAATGCTAGAAGGTTCACTTGGGAGTGTTAAGGAGGGAGAACTGTTAGAGGTATATGTAGCATGA
- a CDS encoding ABC transporter ATP-binding protein, with amino-acid sequence MIEVSNLRKKFGSNEVIKGISFSVNDGEIYGLLGPNGSGKSTTMRILAGIIPPTSGRVLVEGIDVSKSPLEVKKIVGFVPETPALYESLTPAEFFSFIGSIRRIPREVLEERVERFVEAFGIREYMNQLIGTLSFGTRQKISLIASLLHDPKVLILDEAMNGLDPKSARIYRELLLEFKREGKSIVFSTHILALAEVICDRIGVIYNGRIVAEGTVDELKTLAKEESLEDVFLKLTQAKDEVIHIVSALKEAL; translated from the coding sequence TTGATAGAAGTCTCTAATTTAAGAAAAAAGTTTGGCTCAAATGAAGTAATTAAAGGAATATCATTTAGTGTCAATGATGGAGAGATATATGGTCTCCTAGGACCGAATGGAAGTGGTAAGTCAACGACGATGAGAATACTTGCCGGCATAATTCCTCCAACATCCGGAAGAGTGCTTGTGGAGGGAATAGATGTAAGCAAATCCCCGCTTGAGGTCAAAAAGATAGTTGGGTTTGTCCCTGAAACACCAGCCCTTTATGAAAGTCTGACCCCAGCAGAGTTCTTCAGCTTCATTGGTAGCATTAGAAGGATTCCTCGCGAAGTCCTTGAAGAAAGAGTCGAAAGATTCGTTGAAGCATTTGGAATCAGAGAATACATGAACCAGCTTATAGGGACGCTGAGTTTTGGAACTAGGCAGAAGATATCCTTGATAGCATCCCTTCTCCATGACCCAAAGGTTCTTATACTGGACGAGGCCATGAATGGGCTTGATCCAAAGAGTGCAAGAATATACAGGGAACTACTTCTGGAGTTTAAAAGGGAAGGAAAGAGCATAGTTTTCTCCACTCATATCCTTGCCCTTGCTGAAGTGATATGCGATAGAATCGGAGTAATTTATAACGGCAGAATAGTGGCAGAGGGAACGGTCGATGAGCTGAAAACGCTTGCAAAGGAAGAAAGTCTTGAAGACGTCTTCCTAAAGCTAACACAAGCTAAGGATGAGGTAATCCACATAGTTTCGGCATTAAAGGAGGCCCTATAA
- a CDS encoding DMT family transporter, whose translation MQKRSEGILLALFGMILYGLEPIVIKANPSNPASFAFFSAFLASLILLPFVDMNSVKNNIKKGILIGFFGTFLAYLSYSAGARLSTAINAALITRAEVLFSFILAYIFLGERITIKRAVYSFITLAGVIAVITRGKIVEPKMGDILLLLVPFFWQLGHIIAKKTNATPQTIAFLRNIFGSLFLLPLALVSGMEFTIYSVPEGVIIALGQIIWYASIRRIDLSLATAIITPAPAVAIAVALIMGEELTSWHIIGFTLITVGTLGLSIKREH comes from the coding sequence ATGCAGAAGAGGAGTGAGGGCATACTCTTAGCTCTATTTGGAATGATCCTCTATGGGCTTGAGCCGATAGTTATAAAGGCTAATCCCTCAAACCCAGCAAGCTTTGCTTTCTTTTCTGCTTTCCTTGCATCCCTAATCTTGCTTCCTTTTGTAGATATGAACTCAGTGAAAAATAATATCAAAAAAGGTATACTGATAGGGTTTTTTGGAACTTTCCTTGCCTATCTATCCTATTCTGCAGGTGCGAGACTATCTACAGCAATAAATGCGGCTCTAATAACTAGAGCAGAGGTTCTATTTTCCTTTATTCTTGCCTACATATTCCTTGGAGAGAGAATCACCATTAAGAGGGCTGTATATTCTTTTATAACTTTAGCCGGGGTAATAGCCGTTATAACTCGGGGAAAAATAGTTGAACCTAAAATGGGCGATATCTTGCTTCTTCTGGTTCCTTTCTTTTGGCAACTTGGTCACATAATTGCAAAGAAAACCAATGCAACTCCTCAGACAATAGCTTTCCTCCGTAATATTTTTGGATCCTTGTTCCTTCTACCACTTGCCCTTGTCAGTGGGATGGAATTCACGATTTATTCAGTGCCTGAGGGTGTAATAATAGCTCTTGGTCAAATTATTTGGTATGCATCAATAAGGAGAATAGATCTCTCCCTGGCAACAGCTATAATAACTCCTGCTCCTGCTGTTGCGATCGCTGTCGCCCTTATAATGGGGGAGGAGCTAACATCTTGGCATATCATTGGGTTCACTTTAATAACGGTGGGAACTCTTGGGCTTTCAATTAAAAGGGAACATTAA
- a CDS encoding ASCH domain-containing protein → MEWEMGLQEEYLELIKAGKKKIEGRLYDEKRRQIKPGDIISFEGGRLKVRVKAIRVYKTFREMLEKEGIENVLPGVESIEEGVQIYRKFYDEEREKKYGVVAIEIEPMD, encoded by the coding sequence GTGGAGTGGGAAATGGGTCTCCAAGAGGAATATCTCGAGCTAATAAAGGCAGGAAAAAAGAAAATTGAAGGGAGACTGTATGACGAGAAGAGGAGACAGATAAAACCCGGAGACATAATTTCCTTTGAGGGAGGAAGACTTAAGGTTAGGGTAAAGGCAATTAGGGTTTACAAGACCTTCAGAGAAATGCTCGAAAAGGAGGGGATAGAAAACGTTTTACCTGGAGTCGAGAGCATAGAAGAGGGCGTTCAAATATATAGAAAGTTCTATGATGAGGAAAGAGAGAAAAAGTATGGGGTTGTTGCAATAGAAATTGAACCAATGGACTAG